In Opitutaceae bacterium TAV5, one genomic interval encodes:
- a CDS encoding LacI family transcriptional regulator produces the protein MPEAPTMQTIATRAGVSLMTVSRALKNHPSIPPVTCARIRKIADELGYRPNPLVSALMAQLRSARMSKSAPTLAFLTNHAEEIFERWSFLGELYKGAADRAAALGYKLERFSLAESGMTPARMRGMLRARGIPGVILDPLPLHAPELEFDWSGFACASIGYSYKSVSLHRAVNDHFHAVSLAVESLTARGYQRIGMAIRHEDNDHSENRLAGGFMSFFPLLPTVRRIPVFFWSDDHEEGFAEWFREWEPDVVLTLHPIVRDWMRGMGLRAPADVGLASLNLQSNHAWYSGINQNNLLIGSTAVELVIEQIHHNEHGVPREPKTVMTRGYWVDGTTARKAKVRKRAR, from the coding sequence ATGCCAGAAGCTCCAACCATGCAGACAATAGCGACACGCGCCGGCGTTTCGCTCATGACCGTATCCCGCGCGCTCAAGAATCATCCGAGCATTCCGCCAGTGACGTGCGCCCGTATCCGGAAGATCGCGGACGAGCTCGGTTACCGGCCCAATCCGCTGGTTTCGGCCCTGATGGCCCAGTTGCGCAGTGCCAGGATGTCCAAGAGTGCGCCGACCCTTGCGTTCCTCACCAATCACGCCGAGGAGATTTTCGAGCGCTGGTCGTTTTTGGGGGAGCTCTACAAGGGCGCGGCGGACCGGGCGGCGGCTCTGGGCTACAAGCTGGAACGGTTTTCACTCGCGGAGTCGGGAATGACGCCGGCGCGGATGCGCGGCATGCTGCGCGCACGCGGCATCCCCGGTGTGATCCTCGATCCGTTGCCGCTGCATGCGCCGGAGCTGGAGTTCGACTGGTCGGGGTTTGCCTGCGCGTCCATCGGTTACTCCTACAAGAGCGTGTCGTTGCACCGGGCGGTGAACGATCATTTCCACGCGGTCAGCCTGGCGGTGGAGTCATTGACGGCGCGCGGTTACCAACGTATCGGGATGGCGATCCGGCATGAGGACAACGACCACTCGGAAAACCGTCTGGCCGGCGGTTTCATGTCGTTTTTTCCGCTGCTGCCCACGGTGAGGCGCATCCCGGTGTTTTTCTGGAGCGACGATCACGAGGAAGGGTTTGCCGAGTGGTTCCGGGAATGGGAGCCCGACGTGGTGCTCACGCTGCATCCGATCGTACGCGACTGGATGCGCGGCATGGGGCTGCGCGCTCCTGCCGACGTCGGGCTGGCCAGCCTCAACCTGCAAAGCAACCACGCGTGGTATTCCGGCATCAACCAGAACAACCTTCTGATCGGGAGCACCGCGGTGGAGCTCGTCATCGAGCAGATCCATCATAACGAGCACGGCGTGCCCAGGGAGCCCAAGACGGTGATGACACGAGGTTACTGGGTGGACGGCACGACGGCCCGCAAGGCGAAAGTCCGGAAACGGGCACGTTAG